A region of Carassius auratus strain Wakin chromosome 23, ASM336829v1, whole genome shotgun sequence DNA encodes the following proteins:
- the LOC113041561 gene encoding tubulin alpha-1A chain, with amino-acid sequence MRECISIHVGQAGVQIGNACWELYCLEHGIQPDGQMPSDKTIGGGDDSFNTFFSETGAGKHVPRAVFVDLEPTVIDEVRTGTYRQLFHPEQLITGKEDAANNYARGHYTIGKEIIDLVLDRIRKLADQCTGLQGFLVFHSFGGGTGSGFTSLLMERLSVDYGKKSKLEFSIYPAPQVSTAVVEPYNSILTTHTTLEHSDCAFMVDNEAIYDICRRNLDIERPTYTNLNRLIGQIVSSITASLRFDGALNVDLTEFQTNLVPYPRIHFPLATYAPVISAEKAYHEQLSVSEITNACFEPANQMVKCDPRHGKYMACCLLYRGDVVPKDVNAAIATIKTKRTIQFVDWCPTGFKVGINYQPPTVVPGGDLAKVQRAVCMLSNTTAIAEAWARLDHKFDLMYAKRAFVHWYVGEGMEEGEFSEAREDMAALEKDYEEVGVDSVEGEGEEEGEEY; translated from the exons ATG CGTGAGTGCATCTCTATCCACGTTGGTCAAGCTGGAGTCCAGATCGGCAATGCCTGCTGGGAACTCTATTGTCTTGAGCACGGCATCCAGCCGGATGGGCAGATGCCCAGCGACAAGACCATTGGAGGAGGTGATGACTCCTTCAACACCTTCTTCAGTGAGACAGGAGCTGGAAAACACGTCCCCAGGGCTGTGTTTGTAGACCTGGAGCCCACTGTAATTG ATGAGGTGCGCACTGGTACATACCGTCAGCTGTTCCACCCTGAGCAGCTCATCACTGGAAAGGAAGATGCTGCCAATAACTACGCCCGTGGTCACTACACTATTGGAAAGGAAATCATTGACCTGGTTCTGGACAGGATTCGCAAACTG gctGACCAGTGCACAGGTCTCCAGGGTTTCCTGGTGTTCCACAGCTTTGGCGGTGGAACCGGTTCAGGCTTTACCTCTCTGCTGATGGAGCGTCTCTCTGTGGACTATGGCAAGAAGTCCAAGCTGGAGTTCTCCATCTACCCCGCTCCTCAGGTCTCCACCGCTGTGGTAGAGCCTTACAACTCCATCCTGACCACCCACACCACCCTAGAGCACTCTGACTGTGCCTTCATGGTAGACAATGAGGCCATTTACGATATCTGCCGTAGGAATCTTGACATTGAGCGTCCTACTTACACCAACCTTAACAGGCTCATTGGCCAGATTGTGTCCTCCATCACAGCCTCCCTCAGGTTTGATGGGGCCCTCAATGTTGATCTCACAGAGTTCCAGACCAATTTGGTGCCCTATCCTCGTATCCACTTCCCACTGGCTACCTATGCCCCAGTGATCTCCGCAGAGAAGGCTTACCATGAGCAGCTCTCGGTGTCTGAAATCACTAATGCTTGCTTCgagccagccaatcagatggtGAAATGTGATCCACGTCACGGCAAGTACATGGCTTGCTGCCTGCTGTACCGTGGTGACGTGGTGCCCAAAGATGTGAATGCTGCAATTGCCACCATCAAGACCAAGCGCACCATCCAGTTTGTGGACTGGTGTCCAACTGGTTTCAAGGTTGGCATCAACTACCAGCCTCCCACTGTGGTTCCAGGTGGTGATCTGGCTAAAGTGCAGAGGGCCGTGTGTATGCTGAGCAACACCACAGCTATTGCTGAGGCCTGGGCTCGACTCGATCATAAGTTCGATCTGATGTACGCCAAGCGTGCTTTTGTGCACTGGTATGTGGGTGAGGGTATGGAGGAGGGTGAGTTCTCAGAGGCCAGAGAGGACATGGCTGCCCTTGAGAAAGATTATGAGGAGGTCGGTGTTGATTCTGTTGAGGGTGAGGGAGAAGAGGAGGGTGAGGAGTATTAA
- the LOC113041562 gene encoding tubulin alpha-1C chain-like — protein MRECISIHVGQAGVQIGNACWELYCLEHGIQPDGQMPSDKTIGGGDDSFNTFFSETGAGKHVPRAVFVDLEPTVIDEVRTGTYRQLFHPEQLITGKEDAANNYARGHYTIGKELIDLVLERIRKLADQCTGLQGFLVFHSFGGGTGSGFTSLLMERLSVDYGKKSKLEFSIYPAPQVSTAVVEPYNAILTTHTTLEHSDCAFMVDNEAIYDICRRNLDIERPTYTNLNRLISQIVSSITASLRFDGALNVDLTEFQTNLVPYPRIHFPLATYAPVISAEKAYHEQLSVSEITNACFEPANQMVKCDPRHGKYMACCLLYRGDVVPKDVNAAIATIKTKRTIQFVDWCPTGFKVGINYQPPTVVPGGDLAKVQRAVCMLSNTTAIAEAWARLDHKFDLMYAKRAFVHWYVGEGMEEGEFSEAREDMAALEKDYEEVGAESVEGEDEGEEY, from the exons atg CGTGAGTGCATCTCTATCCACGTTGGTCAAGCTGGAGTCCAGATCGGCAATGCCTGCTGGGAACTCTATTGTCTTGAGCACGGCATCCAGCCGGATGGGCAGATGCCCAGCGACAAGACCATTGGAGGAGGTGATGACTCCTTCAACACCTTCTTCAGTGAGACCGGAGCTGGAAAACACGTCCCCAGGGCTGTGTTTGTAGACCTGGAGCCCACTGTAATTG ATGAGGTGCGCACTGGTACATACCGTCAGCTGTTCCACCCTGAGCAGCTCATCACTGGAAAGGAAGATGCTGCCAATAACTACGCCCGTGGTCACTACACTATTGGCAAAGAACTCATTGACCTTGTTTTGGAAAGAATTCGCAAACTG GCTGACCAGTGCACAGGTCTCCAGGGTTTCCTGGTGTTCCACAGCTTTGGCGGTGGAACCGGTTCTGGCTTCACCTCTCTGCTGATGGAGCGTCTCTCTGTGGACTATGGCAAGAAGTCCAAGCTGGAGTTCTCCATCTACCCCGCTCCTCAGGTCTCCACCGCTGTGGTAGAGCCTTACAACGCCATCCTGACCACCCACACCACCCTAGAGCACTCTGACTGTGCCTTCATGGTAGACAATGAGGCCATTTACGATATCTGCCGTAGGAATCTTGACATTGAGCGTCCTACTTACACCAACCTCAACAGGCTGATCAGTCAGATTGTGTCCTCCATCACAGCCTCCCTCAGGTTTGATGGTGCCCTCAATGTTGATCTCACAGAGTTCCAGACCAATTTGGTGCCCTATCCTCGTATCCACTTCCCACTGGCTACCTATGCCCCAGTGATCTCCGCAGAGAAGGCTTACCATGAGCAGCTCTCGGTGTCTGAAATCACTAATGCTTGCTTCgagccagccaatcagatggtGAAATGTGACCCACGTCACGGCAAGTACATGGCTTGCTGCCTGCTGTACCGTGGTGATGTGGTGCCCAAAGATGTGAATGCTGCAATTGCCACCATCAAGACCAAGCGCACCATCCAGTTTGTGGACTGGTGTCCAACTGGTTTCAAGGTTGGCATCAACTACCAGCCTCCCACTGTGGTTCCAGGTGGTGATCTGGCTAAAGTGCAGAGGGCCGTGTGTATGCTGAGCAACACCACAGCTATTGCTGAGGCCTGGGCTCGACTCGATCATAAGTTCGATCTGATGTACGCCAAGCGTGCTTTTGTGCACTGGTATGTGGGTGAGGGTATGGAGGAGGGTGAGTTCTCAGAGGCCAGAGAGGACATGGCTGCCCTTGAGAAAGATTACGAGGAGGTTGGGGCTGAGAGTGTGGAAGGAGAAGATGAGGGTGAAGAATATTAG
- the LOC113041560 gene encoding junctophilin-2-like, with amino-acid sequence MSGGRFEFDDGGAYCGGWEGGKAHGHGICTGPKGQGEFSGSWNYGFEVVGVYTWPSGNTYEGYWSQGKRHGLGVETKGQWIYKGEWTHGFKGRYGTRISQASGAKYEGTWNNGLQDGYGTETYADGGTFQGQFTGGMRHGYGVRQSVPYGMAAVVRSPLRNSLSSLRSEHSNGTLLQQDIPVITATNAAGQETLVNMPMPLGPSRGGFALTLQVDPDAVKPKKKGLFRRSSLLGKLKKSDSRTSLSSNKSKISFLRSDSALSSAASDANSTISLGESEGEGEGHEFPPVESDIDATTTEIYMGEWKNDKRSGYGISERSSGLKYEGEWLNNQRHGYGCTTFAEGGKEEGKYVNNMLVKSVKKRMIQLKGTKIKQKVERSVEGAQRAAAIAKQKAEIANSRTAHAKSKGDAADQASIASNNESSIARVVARELSPSFHQPGPEYMKKRALQEVAESNENADTGMHEPLLAEDSLPTPLERPFMDEMESLRPSSTSARTPSPTAVIVPQAPSKEDPNLLSTGSWNGHKASRGSGSRGSSRAGSRPSSRPSTPSFTPAIAPASDAAPEEHSAPSSKVPARTPSRQSAKAEQGSDLEIKALQIMDSELRAVEPAPAATPVRTNLVLTTDEDEPPPHPAPKLSFKAVTPEPKGAEVKHRAETREPLNERPASMTESKPESRTEVREEKKLTNRIEPKTSLKREPSPAPKAASKPEPKSVPNPEPKPVVKPVAKPIAKVEAKTEMRQRSIVKAPSETRQEPLELVEGPNTILICMVIFLNIGLAILFVHILS; translated from the exons ATGAGCGGAGGTCGCTTTGAGTTCGATGATGGCGGGGCTTATTGTGGAGGCTGGGAGGGAGGTAAAGCGCACGGACACGGGATCTGTACCGGACCTAAAGGACAAGGAGAGTTCTCCGGTTCCTGGAATTACGGGTTCGAGGTGGTGGGAGTCTATACTTGGCCGAGTGGAAACACTTACGAGGGGTATTGGTCCCAAGGAAAGCGTCACGGTTTAGGTGTAGAGACCAAGGGACAATGGATTTACAAGGGAGAGTGGACGCATGGATTCAAAGGCAGATACGGGACGCGCATCAGTCAGGCCAGCGGTGCCAAGTACGAGGGCACTTGGAATAACGGACTGCAGGATGGTTACGGGACGGAGACCTACGCGGATGGCG GTACCTTCCAGGGCCAGTTCACTGGCGGCATGCGACACGGCTATGGAGTACGCCAGAGTGTTCCTTACGGGATGGCAGCAGTGGTGCGTTCTCCTCTGAGGAACTCTCTGAGCTCCCTGCGCAGTGAACACAGCAACGGGACACTCCTTCAGCAGGACATCCCGGTCATCACCGCCACCAATGCGGCCGGCCAAGAGACCCTGGTCAACATGCCCATGCCTCTGGGCCCATCTCGTGGCGGCTTCGCCCTCACCCTGCAAGTGGACCCGGATGCAGTCAAGCCCAAGAAGAAAGGCCTCTTCCGGCGTAGCTCGCTTCTTGGCAAGCTGAAGAAGTCCGATTCCCGCACATCCCTCTCCAGCAATAAGAGTAAGATCAGCTTTCTGCGGAGTGATTCAGCTCTCAGCTCCGCCGCCAGCGATGCCAACTCAACCATCAGCCTGGGTGAGAGCGAAGGGGAAGGTGAAGGTCACGAGTTTCCCCCAGTGGAGTCAGACATTGACGCCACCACTACTGAAATCTACATGGGAGAGTGGAAAAACGACAAACGCTCAGGGTATGGGATCAGTGAACGTTCTAGTGGGCTTAAATATGAGGGCGAATGGCTGAACAACCAACGGCACGGTTATGGGTGCACCACTTTTGCAGAGGGTGGCAAAGAAGAAGGCAAATACGTTAACAACATGCTGGTGAAGTCTGTAAAGAAGAGGATGATTCAGCTGAAGGGCACTAAGATCAAGCAGAAAGTGGAGCGCAGTGTGGAAGGAGCCCAGAGGGCAGCTGCCATAGCCAAACAGAAGGCCGAAATCGCCAACTCAAG AACAGCTCATGCCAAAAGCAAAGGAGACGCCGCAGACCAGGCCTCCATAGCCTCTAACAATGAGTCTAGTATCGCCCGTGTGGTTGCCAGAGAGCTCTCTCCCTCTTTCCATCAACCAG GTCCCGAGTATATGAAAAAACGAGCCTTGCAGGAGGTTGCTGAGAGCAATGAGAATGCAGACACAGGGATGCACGAGCCCTTGTTAGCTGAGGATTCCCTACCAACACCCCTGGAGCGCCCCTTCATGGATGAGATGGAAAGTCTAAGACCAAGCTCCACCTCTGCACGCACCCCCTCACCCACTGCAGTCATCGTCCCTCAGGCACCCAGCAAGGAAGATCCAAACCTCTTGAGCACTGGCAGCTGGAATGGACATAAGGCCAGTCGGGGCAGTGGTAGCAGAGGTAGCAGTCGAGCAGGAAGTAGGCCAAGCAGTCGACCCAGCACCCCTTCTTTCACTCCTGCCATTGCTCCCGCTTCAGACGCCGCTCCGGAGGAGCATTCTGCTCCCAGCAGCAAGGTCCCAGCCCGTACCCCTAGCCGCCAGAGTGCCAAAGCTGAGCAGGGATCGGACCTGGAAATCAAAGCCCTGCAGATAATGGACTCGGAGTTAAGAGCAGTAGAACCTGCCCCTGCTGCTACGCCAGTAAGAACCAACCTCGTCCTTACCACAGACGAAGATGAACCACCTCCCCACCCTGCCCCCAAGCTGTCCTTCAAAGCAGTCACACCAGAGCCAAAGGGAGCTGAAGTCAAACACAGAGCTGAAACAAGGGAGCCTTTAAATGAGCGTCCAGCTTCGATGACAGAAAGCAAGCCTGAGTCTAGGACAGAAGTCAGGGAAGAGAAGAAATTAACTAACAGAATTGAGCCTAAAACTTCACTGAAAAGAGAACCAAGCCCTGCCCCAAAAGCTGCATCAAAGCCTGAGCCCAAGTCAGTGCCTAATCCAGAACCTAAACCTGTGGTCAAGCCGGTTGCTAAACCCATTGCCAAGGTCGAGGCCAAAACTGAGATGAGGCAGAGGTCTATTGTGAAAGCCCCTAGCGAAACGAGACAAGAGCCTCTAGAGCTAGTTGAG GGGCCAAACACGATTTTGATCTGCATGGTTATATTCCTGAACATTGGTTTGGCAATTCTATTCGTTCACATCCTATCTTGA